The Apibacter raozihei genome contains a region encoding:
- a CDS encoding (Fe-S)-binding protein: MKIGLFIPCYVNTVYPEVAIASYKLLTHFGLDVDYPVDQTCCGQPMANAGFENKALPLANRFNSMFETFDYVVAPSGSCVGFVKDSYPKILEKEGCLSEVSSKVYDICEFLHDILKINKLPGRFQHKVSLHNSCHGLRELKLGSASELNIPSFSKVKDLLGLIEGVEVVEPAKIDECCGFGGMFSIEEPAVSICMGQDKIKNHINTGAEFITGPDSSCLMHMGGIIEKQNLPIKTIHVVQILSAGL, from the coding sequence ATGAAAATAGGATTATTTATTCCGTGTTATGTTAATACCGTTTATCCTGAAGTGGCTATAGCTAGTTATAAATTACTCACTCACTTTGGTTTAGACGTGGATTATCCTGTAGATCAGACCTGCTGTGGTCAACCCATGGCTAATGCTGGTTTTGAAAATAAAGCGCTTCCTTTAGCTAACCGCTTTAATTCAATGTTTGAGACTTTTGATTATGTCGTTGCTCCTTCGGGAAGTTGTGTGGGTTTTGTTAAAGATTCTTACCCAAAAATTCTGGAAAAAGAAGGTTGCCTGAGTGAAGTGAGCAGCAAAGTATACGATATTTGTGAATTTCTGCACGATATACTTAAAATCAATAAATTACCGGGTCGTTTTCAACATAAAGTAAGCTTACATAACAGCTGCCACGGACTAAGAGAATTAAAACTTGGCTCGGCCAGTGAGCTAAACATTCCTTCTTTTTCTAAAGTAAAAGACTTGCTTGGATTAATTGAAGGAGTAGAAGTAGTTGAACCGGCAAAAATTGATGAATGCTGTGGGTTTGGTGGAATGTTTTCCATAGAGGAACCGGCTGTATCTATCTGTATGGGACAAGATAAGATTAAAAATCATATAAACACCGGTGCCGAATTCATTACTGGTCCGGACAGTTCTTGTCTTATGCATATGGGAGGGATTATAGAAAAACAAAACCTTCCGATTAAAACCATTCATGTAGTTCAAATTTTATCCGCAGGATTATGA
- a CDS encoding lactate utilization protein B, which yields MMSTQHSIAAEKFQEDKKQASWHNETLWFVREKRDRMSKSLPEWEELRTIAEKIKLHSVSNLDIYLEEFSKNAEANGVIVHWAKDAKEHNDIVYDILSKHKVKKLVKSKSMLTEECHLNPYLIDKGIDVIESDLGERILQLNHTAPSHIVMPAIHMTRQEVGELFEEKLHTEKGNSDPTYLTRAARASLRNDFLTADAGMTGVNFAVASTGEIVVCTNEGNADMGTSLPDLHIAVMGMEKVIPDHEALSVYTRLLARSATGQPVTTYTSHFKKPKKGGEMHVIIVDNGRSEILTNNEHIKSLNCIRCGACMNTCPVYRRSGGYSYTYFIPGPIGINLGMLKDPHKYTDNVSACSLCYSCNNVCPVKIDLADQIYEWRQNLDSLGAASSSKKMISLGMQFLFTHPTLFNTSLKFTSLINWVPRSMAFGLKEWEEGRSLPKFAKESFTSMWKKGKIKTIKKDEQ from the coding sequence ATTATGAGTACTCAACATTCTATAGCAGCTGAAAAATTTCAGGAAGATAAAAAACAGGCTTCCTGGCATAATGAAACCTTGTGGTTTGTAAGAGAGAAAAGAGATCGTATGTCTAAAAGTTTACCGGAATGGGAAGAGCTTCGTACAATTGCCGAGAAAATAAAGCTCCATAGTGTAAGCAATCTAGACATTTATCTCGAGGAATTTTCTAAAAATGCTGAAGCCAATGGCGTGATTGTCCATTGGGCAAAGGATGCAAAAGAACATAATGATATTGTCTATGATATTTTAAGCAAACACAAGGTTAAAAAATTAGTAAAGAGTAAATCTATGCTTACAGAAGAGTGCCATTTAAATCCATATCTTATTGATAAAGGCATTGATGTTATTGAAAGCGACCTGGGCGAAAGAATACTCCAACTTAATCATACTGCACCCTCACATATTGTTATGCCTGCCATTCATATGACCCGGCAGGAAGTGGGTGAGTTATTTGAAGAAAAACTGCATACTGAAAAAGGAAATAGTGACCCTACCTATCTTACGCGGGCAGCAAGAGCTTCTCTAAGGAATGATTTTCTTACAGCTGATGCAGGAATGACGGGGGTAAACTTTGCTGTGGCTTCTACCGGTGAAATCGTTGTTTGCACTAATGAGGGTAATGCGGATATGGGGACTTCACTTCCCGATCTGCATATTGCCGTTATGGGCATGGAAAAGGTCATTCCTGATCATGAAGCTTTAAGCGTTTACACCCGATTACTCGCTCGTTCTGCAACCGGACAACCGGTTACTACGTATACTTCTCATTTTAAAAAACCAAAAAAAGGTGGAGAAATGCATGTAATTATTGTTGACAATGGAAGAAGTGAAATTTTAACAAATAATGAGCATATAAAGTCTTTAAACTGTATCCGTTGTGGTGCTTGCATGAATACCTGCCCTGTATACCGTAGAAGCGGTGGATACTCTTACACCTATTTTATTCCGGGTCCTATAGGAATTAATCTAGGTATGCTAAAAGATCCTCATAAATATACGGATAATGTTTCTGCCTGTTCGCTGTGTTATTCCTGTAATAATGTTTGTCCTGTAAAAATTGACCTTGCCGATCAAATTTATGAATGGAGGCAGAATCTTGATTCTTTGGGTGCTGCCAGTTCTTCAAAAAAAATGATTTCTTTGGGGATGCAATTTTTATTTACCCATCCGACCTTGTTTAATACGAGTTTAAAATTTACGTCTTTAATTAATTGGGTTCCCCGATCGATGGCGTTTGGCTTAAAAGAATGGGAAGAGGGACGCAGTTTACCCAAATTTGCTAAGGAAAGTTTTACAAGTATGTGGAAAAAAGGTAAAATTAAAACTATAAAAAAAGATGAGCAGTAA